The following coding sequences lie in one Rutidosis leptorrhynchoides isolate AG116_Rl617_1_P2 chromosome 4, CSIRO_AGI_Rlap_v1, whole genome shotgun sequence genomic window:
- the LOC139844499 gene encoding uncharacterized protein yields MFYFNFFRRKSITIVIRVWFMAFKVGLLLLNNECLIGVVYKKTCRIVYALVAKTVVWENERGVEFTYDGVRLLSMLEDYKILRQQKEEERKRQRDQKKLAFLVCFYHIQLRSIFCFVNFQSKFLHNYRSSKKATILTCRKFGMNHDTSFYFIRLGMQKVRAICFNLQLKSLV; encoded by the exons ATGTTCTATTTCAATTTCTTTCGGCGAAAATCCATCACCATCGTAATC AGGGTATGGTTTATGGCTTTTAAAGTTGGTTTATTATTACTCAACAATGAGTGCTTGATCGGAGTGGTTTACAAGAAAACTTGCA GAATCGTATATGCATTAGTTGCGAAAACAGTTGTGTGGGAGAATGAAAGAGGTGTTGAATTTACTTATGATGGG GTTCGGCTTCTTTCGATGCTTGAGGATTACAAGATATTAAGGCAACAAAAAGAGGAAGAACGAAAACGACAAAGG GATCAGAAGAAACTGGCATTTTTGGTATGCTTCTACCATATTCAACTTCGATCGATCTTCTGCTTTGTTAACTTTCAATCTAAATTCTTACATAACTACCGAAGCAGTAAAAAAGCTACAATATTAACATGCCGAAAATTCGGTATGAATCACGACACATCTTTTTATTTCATCCGACTTGGGATGCAAAAAGTCAGAGCAATTTGTTTTAATTTACAGCTGAAATCACTTGTTTGA